From a single Mobula birostris isolate sMobBir1 chromosome 13, sMobBir1.hap1, whole genome shotgun sequence genomic region:
- the LOC140206943 gene encoding uncharacterized protein, translating into MAHQRVHTGDRLFTCADCGKGFTYSSKLKVHQRVHTGERPFTCSDCGKGFSSSSQLKVHQRVHTGERPFTCSDCGKGFSLSFQLLRHQSVHTREWPFTCSDCGKGFISSSKLKVHQRVHTGERPFTCSDCGKSYTQSSDLMGHQRVHTGEWPFTCSDCGKGFISASKLKVHQRVHTRERPFTCSDCGKGFTRSSKLKVHQRLHTGERPFTCLDCGKGFTSSSQLKVHQHVHTGERPFTCSVCGKTFTLSPHLLRHQLVHTGAWPFTCSVCGKGFTELSSLQRHQSVHTGKWQFTCSVCGKGFNRSSHLVTHQSAHTGEWPFTCSDCGKGFILSSQLKIHQRFHTGERPFTCSDCGKGFTMSSHLKVHQRVHTGERPFTCSVCGKGFTRSCQLQRHQRVHTG; encoded by the coding sequence atggctcaccaacgagttcacactggggatcgGCTGTTCACCTGcgcggactgtgggaagggattcacttactcttctaaactgaaggtacatcagcgagttcacactggggagaggccattcacctgctcagactgtgggaagggattcagttcgtcatctcaactgaaggtacatcagcgagttcacactggggagaggccgttcacctgctcagactgtgggaagggattcagtttgTCATTTCAActgctgagacaccagtcagttcacaccagagagtggccattcacctgctcagactgtgggaagggattcatttcgtcatctaaactgaaggtacatcagcgagttcatacaggggagaggccgttcacctgctcagactgtgggaagagttacactcagtcatctgacctaatgggacaccagagagttcacaccggggagtggccgttcacctgctcagactgtgggaagggattcatttcagcatctaaactgaaggtacatcagcgagttcacactagggagcggccgttcacctgctcagactgtggaaagggattcacgcGGTCATCtaaattgaaggtacatcagagacttcacactggagagaggccattcacttgcttaGACTGCGGAAAGGGATTTACttcctcatctcaactgaaggtacatcagcacgttcacactggagagaggccgttcacttgctcagtctgtgggaagacattcacttTGTCACCTCACCTACTAAGACACCAGTTAGTTCATACCGGggcgtggccattcacctgctcagtctgtgggaaaggattcactgaattatcctccctacagagacaccagtcagttcacactgggaagtggcagttcacctgctcagtctgtggcaaGGGATTCAATCGGTCATCTCACCTCGTGACACACCAGTCAGCCCACACaggggaatggccattcacctgctcagactgtgggaagggattcattttgtcatctcaactgaagatacatcagcgatttcatactggggagaggccgttcacctgctcagactgtgggaagggatttactatgtcatctcatctgaaggtacatcagcgagttcacactggggagaggccgttcacctgctcagtatgtgggaagggattcactcggtcatgtcaactacagagacatcagcgagttcacactggatag